A DNA window from Anastrepha obliqua isolate idAnaObli1 chromosome 5, idAnaObli1_1.0, whole genome shotgun sequence contains the following coding sequences:
- the LOC129247042 gene encoding SWI/SNF-related matrix-associated actin-dependent regulator of chromatin subfamily A containing DEAD/H box 1 homolog, giving the protein MATVGELKTGDLTETGVKPPPAKTTSLASDLRQFRLNKSVPAANKTERVPGKKRIQVMADSDSDGAADSHTPKKVKLELSVKEKEDRYLAAVKIAPNYDAMDIQDALVRNDWNVSEALRYLKEHFKPKPNSYANKTSSVNNARGNVKPSQNGSSSRSKAQAQNYSDCEDSDDEVRASTDQVYDSEESDTETSNEMTGQRKKVFDFMNKATLMELQTVKMLSERKANLIMELRPFKDWKDLLKKLESNKSLSADLLNLAQELINKQNNVANILEKCNKMVKRLEAAIETGAGIVEQPKLLNKEMKLADYQMIGLNWLTVMHNQKMNGILADEMGLGKTIQVIAFLAYLKENNLSKGAHLIVVPSSTLDNWEAEISKWCPILKVEKYHGNQDERRRMRVRYAKDGFTGFDVLLTTYHIVSSTPEECKMFRVCKLHYVIFDEAHMLKNMTTQRYANLIKINAEMRILLTGTPLQNNLLELMSLLCFVMPSFFAKSIEDIKSLFAKKGKPESANKDVSQFQETQVERAKRIMKPFVLRRLKKDVLNNLPKKESFTIKVPMSETQKQYYHELVDYYSNRKGEICSGDRAGVTIMMEMRKAANHPLLMRHYFSDETLQKLSERLACAPSFKKSNPQYIFEELAIMSDLQVMQLCRKHDLYDITIPPSLICDSGKFQHLDTLLPKLKEEGHRVLIFSQFTMMLDIVENYLKIKKHGYFRLDGSTAVDERQDMINDFNADSGVFIFLLSTKAGGVGINLTAADTCIIHDIDFNPYNDKQAEDRCHRMGQTREVTIYRLISESTIEEGMQLVAEEKLKLEKEITSNEKGEVQEQKCVVRLLTMALGLDKDEEERLNNSMNSSLSTSM; this is encoded by the exons ATGGCAACAGTTGGCGAGTTAAAAACTGGGGATCTAACCGAGACTGGGGTAAAGCCGCCGCCAGCAAAGACCACGAGTCTCGCCAGTGACTTGCGACAGTTTCGTCTAAACAAATCAGTTCCTGCAGCCAATAAGACAG AACGAGTGCCAGGTAAAAAACGTATACAGGTAATGGCGGATAGCGATAGCGATGGTGCTGCCGACAGTCATACGCCCAAAAAAGTGAAATTGGAATTATCTGTTAAAGAAAAGGAGGACCGGTATTTGGCTGCTGTTAAAATAGCGCCTAATTACGATGCAATG GATATACAAGATGCACTGGTGCGTAACGACTGGAACGTTTCCGAAGCATTGCGTTACCTAAAGGAGCATTTCAAGCCAAAACCTAATTCCTACGCTAACAAAACTTCCTCAGTGAATAATGCCCGCGGAAATGTTAAACCTTCTCAAAATGGCAGCTCTTCTCGTTCAAAAGCACAAGCACAAAACTATTCAGATTGTGAGGACTCGGACGATGAAGTACGTGCATCCACCGACCAAGTGTATGACAGTGAAGAGAGTGATACCGAAACATCAAACGAAATGACAGGACAGCGGAAGAAAGTGTTTGATTTTATGAATAAAGCAACGTTGATGGAATTACAAACGGTAAAGATGCTGTCCGAAAGAAAGGCAAACTTAATTATGGAATTGCGTCCTTTCAAAGACTGGAAGGATTTACTAAAAAAGTTGGAATCCAATAAATCACTCTCAGCAGATTTGTTAAATTTGGCACAAGAAttgattaataaacaaaacaatgtGGCTAATATATTAGAGAAAtgcaacaaaatggtaaaacgTTTGGAGGCGGCAATTGAAACTGGCGCAGGCATAGTAGAACAGCCAAAACTACTTAACAAAGA AATGAAATTAGCTGACTACCAAATGATTGGTCTTAATTGGTTAACGGTGATGCATAATCAGAAAATGAACGGCATCCTTGCAGATGAGATGGGACTAGGAAAAACTATACAAGTTATTGCATTTTTGGCGTATCTGAAGGAGAACAATTTGTCCAAAGGCGCGCATTTAATTGTTGTTCCATCCTCCACGCTGGACAATTGGGAAGCAGAAATAAGCAAATGGTGTCCAATCttgaaagtggaaaaatatcatGGTAATCAAGATGAACGAAGGCGCATGCGTGTACGCTATGCCAAAGATGGCTTTACAGGTTTCGATGTGTTACTGACAAC TTACCACATAGTCAGTTCAACGCCAGAGGAATGCAAAATGTTTCGCGTATGTAAGCTACACTATGTTATTTTCGATGAGGCGCACATGTTGAAAAATATGACCACCCAACGCTATgctaatttgataaaaataaacgcTGAAATGCGCATCTTACTTACTGGTACGCCGTTACAAAATAATCTACTCGAATTAATGTCACTACTTTGCTTTGTGATGCCGTCATTCTTCGCCAAAAGCATTGAGGACATAAAGAGCCTTTTCGCCAAG AAAGGCAAGCCTGAGAGTGCTAATAAAGATGTGTCGCAGTTCCAGGAAACTCAGGTGGAACGCGCCAAACGTATTATGAAGCCATTTGTCCTGAGGCGTCTCAAAAAAGACGTACTTAATAATTTGCCCAAAAAAGAGTCTTTCACT atcAAAGTTCCGATGAGTGAAACGCAAAAACAATACTATCACGAGCTGGTTGATTACTATTCAAATAGGAAGGGTGAGATTTGTAGCGGTGATCGTGCAGGTGTAACCATTATGATGGAAATGCGAAAAGCTGCCAATCATCCGCTTTTAATGCGGCACTATTTCAGTGACGAAACGTTGCAAAAACTTTCAGAGCGTTTAGCCTGTGCGCCGTCTTTTAAGAAATCAAATCCACAGTATATATTCGAAGAGCTGGCGATAATGTCAGACTTGCAAGTGATGCAATTATGTAGAAAACAT GATTTATATGATATTACCATACCACCAAGTTTAATATGCGACTCTGGAAAATTCCAACATCTCGATACGCTATTGCCCAAATTAAAAGAGGAGGGTCATCGCGTTTTGATATTCAGTCAGTTTACGATGATGTTGGATATTGTGGAGAATTATTTGAAGATAAAAAAACATGGTTATTTCCGTCTGGACGGTTCAACTGCAGTTGACGAACGACAAGATatgataaatgattttaatgCAGACTCaggcgtttttatatttttattgtcaaCGAAAGCTGGAGGTGTTGGCATAAATCTGACAGCGGCCGACACGTGCATCATACATGATATTGATTTTAATCCCTACAACGATAAGCAGGCTGAAGATCGTTGTCATCGTATGGGGCAAACACGTGAAGTCACAATATATCGTTTGATCTCTGAAAGCACTATCGAAGAGGGTATGCAGTTGGTAGCAGAAGAAAAGctgaaattagaaaaagaaatCACTTCAAATGAGAAAGGTGAAGTGCAAGAGCAAAAATGTGTTGTACGGCTACTCACCATGGCTCTGGGTCTAGATAAAGATGAGGAGGAACGTTTAAATAATTCTATGAACAGCTCATTGAGTACTTCCATGTAA